Proteins from a single region of Fusobacterium gonidiaformans ATCC 25563:
- a CDS encoding DUF368 domain-containing protein, protein MIENIIKGLAVGVANIIPGVSGGTVAVLLGIYERLTDAMGNFFLVSFQKKKEYFIFLFQIMIGAVLGVLLFAKLIEFSIQNYPKGTASFFSLCILPSLFYIVKPYQKTKKNMFLFLLGALFLGFFMLLSFFFKKETGAEMTPVSLISFSYGMRLFFCGLIAAGAMIIPGISGSLLLLVLGEYYHILSFILHMQMIPLLYLAMGVALGLVLFSKAIHWLLHKEEEKTMFFIAGIVFMSIFQIWTSLPM, encoded by the coding sequence GTGATAGAAAATATAATTAAGGGATTAGCAGTGGGAGTAGCAAATATTATTCCCGGTGTTTCCGGGGGAACTGTTGCGGTGTTATTGGGAATTTATGAAAGATTAACAGATGCCATGGGGAATTTTTTCCTTGTAAGTTTTCAAAAAAAGAAAGAGTATTTTATCTTCCTTTTTCAGATTATGATTGGAGCAGTCCTAGGGGTTTTGTTATTTGCAAAATTGATTGAATTTAGTATTCAAAATTATCCAAAAGGAACGGCAAGTTTTTTTAGCTTGTGTATTCTTCCTTCTTTATTCTATATCGTTAAGCCATATCAAAAGACGAAAAAAAATATGTTTCTCTTTCTCTTAGGAGCTTTATTTTTAGGATTTTTTATGCTTTTAAGTTTCTTTTTTAAAAAAGAAACAGGGGCTGAGATGACACCTGTTTCTTTGATTTCGTTTTCTTATGGAATGAGATTGTTTTTCTGTGGTTTAATAGCAGCAGGAGCTATGATCATTCCCGGAATATCAGGCTCTCTATTGCTTTTAGTCTTAGGAGAATATTATCATATTTTATCTTTTATTCTACATATGCAAATGATACCCTTACTTTATCTAGCCATGGGGGTTGCGTTAGGTTTGGTTCTTTTTTCAAAGGCAATTCATTGGTTGCTACATAAAGAAGAGGAAAAAACGATGTTTTTTATTGCAGGGATCGTTTTTATGTCTATTTTTCAGATTTGGACGAGTCTTCCGATGTAA
- a CDS encoding alanine racemase → MVEHSFYLEVNREAILHNINVLRKWKRKDIIPVIKANAYGHGMLEMAKTCVQAGVTQVAVARYEEAKKILEDSYFQSLSKECSFQILIFESIGDFSLLDHFPRMDISINSLEELEKALEYHISPKKMQVKIDFSFGRNGIQEKDLPFFIKKVKEENLTFKGIFSHLFSCSYEDGLLCIKKFSSLVQEMGKERFDRIHLQNSAASYNYDCDIVTDIRVGMLTYGLQEPGYFHEELQRAFCLKGKIDSIRCLENMKYLAYEGKEDVGMKSAKWAAKIKIGYADGFGKENENGSCIIQRKEYRIAEVTMDNTFLEVDERVKVGDEVLLFYNPTKTKQETGKEIHEHLTGLTNRLPRKWIGEIK, encoded by the coding sequence ATGGTGGAACATTCTTTTTATTTGGAAGTAAATCGAGAGGCAATTTTACATAATATCAATGTATTAAGGAAGTGGAAGAGAAAAGATATTATACCTGTTATCAAGGCAAATGCCTATGGACATGGAATGTTAGAAATGGCAAAAACTTGTGTTCAAGCAGGAGTAACTCAAGTGGCAGTGGCTCGTTATGAAGAAGCGAAGAAAATTTTAGAGGATTCCTATTTTCAAAGCTTATCAAAGGAGTGTTCCTTTCAAATTTTAATTTTTGAAAGTATTGGGGATTTTTCTCTCTTGGATCATTTTCCAAGAATGGATATCAGTATCAATTCTTTGGAGGAATTAGAAAAAGCTTTGGAGTATCATATCTCACCAAAAAAAATGCAAGTAAAAATAGATTTTTCTTTTGGAAGAAATGGAATACAGGAAAAAGATCTCCCTTTCTTCATCAAAAAAGTAAAGGAAGAGAATTTGACGTTTAAAGGGATTTTTTCACATTTATTTTCTTGTTCTTACGAGGATGGATTGCTATGTATTAAAAAATTTTCTTCTCTGGTACAAGAAATGGGGAAAGAACGTTTTGATAGAATCCATTTACAAAATAGTGCTGCCAGCTATAATTATGATTGTGATATTGTAACAGATATTCGTGTCGGGATGCTAACGTATGGATTACAGGAGCCTGGATATTTTCATGAAGAATTACAAAGAGCTTTTTGCTTAAAAGGAAAGATAGATAGCATTCGATGTCTTGAAAATATGAAATATCTTGCGTATGAAGGAAAAGAAGATGTTGGGATGAAATCTGCTAAGTGGGCAGCAAAAATTAAAATTGGATATGCAGATGGATTTGGAAAAGAAAACGAAAATGGAAGTTGTATCATTCAAAGAAAAGAATATCGCATTGCAGAGGTAACCATGGATAATACTTTTTTGGAAGTAGACGAGAGGGTAAAAGTAGGCGATGAAGTTCTTTTATTTTATAATCCAACCAAAACAAAGCAAGAAACGGGAAAAGAAATACACGAGCATTTGACAGGATTAACAAATAGGCTTCCTAGGAAGTGGATAGGAGAGATAAAGTGA
- the ptsG gene encoding glucose-specific PTS transporter subunit IIBC → MKLFSEVQKIGKALMTPIAILPAAGLLLAFGNKLNLPIMEQAGQIIFSNLPLLFAIGAAVGLVGGDGVAGLAAIVAILIMNTTMGLVAGAAQGIANGDPSFAMVMGVPTLQTGVFGGLIAAIIAAICYNKFYKTELPAFLGFFAGKRLVPIMTAVFAFIIGLLMPWIWQPVQHGLAALSYLANETNTNVSTFIFGVIERALIPFGLHHIFYAPFWYQFGEYTTKAGEVINGDQAIWFAMLKDGIHNFSAETYQGAGKFLTGKFVFMMFGLPGAALAMYQEARPENKKLVGGILFSAALTSFLTGITEPIEFTFIFVAPVLYAIHCVFAGLSFMLMNILGVRIGMTFSGGFIDYIVFGVLPGTSGFETKWYFVIVVGLIISIIYYLGFRFFIRKFNLATPGREVVTEATEKKEVSEDELANGVLVALGGKENLISLDACITRLRVEVKDTAKVEDAALKALGATGVLKVGENGVQAIFGAKAQFICNDLKKMTGI, encoded by the coding sequence ATGAAATTATTTTCAGAAGTACAAAAAATAGGGAAGGCTTTGATGACACCAATTGCTATTTTACCAGCAGCAGGGTTACTATTAGCTTTTGGGAACAAATTAAACTTGCCTATTATGGAACAAGCAGGACAAATTATCTTTTCTAACTTGCCATTATTATTTGCGATTGGAGCAGCTGTTGGCTTGGTAGGAGGAGACGGAGTTGCAGGGCTAGCTGCCATTGTTGCCATTTTGATTATGAATACAACGATGGGATTGGTGGCAGGAGCAGCTCAAGGAATTGCAAATGGAGATCCTTCCTTTGCTATGGTTATGGGAGTACCTACATTACAAACAGGAGTATTTGGAGGTTTGATTGCAGCGATTATAGCCGCAATTTGTTACAACAAATTCTATAAAACAGAATTACCGGCATTCTTGGGATTCTTTGCAGGAAAAAGATTAGTTCCTATTATGACTGCTGTTTTTGCTTTTATTATCGGGTTATTGATGCCTTGGATTTGGCAACCGGTACAACATGGATTAGCTGCCTTGAGTTACTTAGCAAATGAAACGAACACAAACGTATCTACTTTTATCTTTGGAGTGATAGAAAGAGCTTTAATCCCATTTGGATTGCATCATATTTTCTATGCACCATTCTGGTATCAATTTGGAGAATATACTACAAAAGCTGGAGAAGTCATCAATGGAGACCAAGCAATTTGGTTTGCTATGTTGAAAGACGGAATTCATAATTTCTCAGCAGAAACGTATCAAGGAGCCGGAAAATTCTTAACAGGAAAATTTGTATTCATGATGTTTGGACTTCCAGGAGCAGCTTTAGCTATGTATCAAGAAGCAAGACCGGAAAATAAAAAGTTGGTAGGAGGAATCTTATTCTCAGCAGCTTTAACTTCTTTCTTAACAGGAATTACAGAGCCGATTGAATTTACCTTTATCTTTGTGGCACCGGTATTGTATGCAATTCACTGTGTATTTGCAGGACTTTCTTTCATGTTAATGAATATCTTAGGTGTTCGTATTGGAATGACTTTCTCAGGAGGTTTCATTGATTATATTGTTTTTGGAGTATTACCTGGAACAAGTGGTTTTGAAACAAAATGGTACTTTGTTATCGTTGTAGGATTGATTATTTCTATCATTTACTATTTAGGGTTTAGATTCTTCATCCGTAAGTTCAATCTAGCAACTCCAGGAAGAGAAGTAGTAACAGAAGCAACAGAGAAAAAAGAAGTTTCTGAAGATGAATTAGCAAATGGAGTATTAGTAGCTTTAGGAGGAAAAGAAAACTTAATTTCTTTAGATGCTTGTATTACAAGATTGCGAGTAGAAGTAAAAGATACTGCAAAAGTAGAAGATGCTGCTTTAAAAGCTCTAGGAGCAACTGGAGTTTTAAAAGTAGGAGAAAATGGAGTACAAGCTATTTTTGGAGCAAAGGCTCAATTCATTTGTAACGATTTGAAGAAAATGACTGGAATTTAA
- a CDS encoding DMT family transporter yields MSNRGYKILLFMTAAIWGGGFPITKIALNYGTSPNAILAVRFLAASVILFAYLCYKKEKITRSEVKLGLFTGVFLSLGFSFQTVGLSYTTASKNAFLTGTYVVLTPFFAWLFTRKMPKKQIYFSCFLSLLGIFLLSWSGENVSMQFGDVLSLLCAVFYAIQISYMSAKIGEKNPLHVNFFQMLSAGILTLIYNIVLEGGSVSSFPENKVQLFSVGFLVVFNTLLAYSAQTLAQKYVESSLVCLILSTEILFGAFISFLFLGEILSFQSLLGGFLMFLSIFLAEFDWKKKSDKESITK; encoded by the coding sequence GTGTCAAATCGGGGGTATAAAATTTTATTATTTATGACAGCAGCCATTTGGGGAGGAGGGTTCCCTATTACTAAGATAGCACTTAACTATGGAACAAGTCCCAATGCAATCCTAGCGGTACGCTTTCTTGCAGCTTCTGTTATATTATTTGCTTATTTATGCTATAAAAAAGAAAAAATAACACGTTCAGAAGTCAAATTAGGTTTATTCACAGGAGTATTTTTAAGCCTAGGATTTTCATTTCAGACAGTAGGGCTCTCTTATACGACAGCTTCTAAGAATGCTTTTTTAACAGGGACTTATGTTGTTTTAACTCCATTTTTTGCTTGGTTGTTCACAAGAAAAATGCCGAAAAAACAGATTTATTTTTCTTGTTTTTTGTCTTTACTTGGTATTTTTTTACTCTCCTGGAGTGGAGAGAATGTTTCCATGCAATTTGGAGATGTCTTAAGTTTGCTTTGTGCTGTTTTTTATGCAATACAAATCAGCTATATGAGTGCCAAGATTGGAGAAAAAAATCCTCTTCATGTGAATTTTTTTCAAATGTTATCTGCCGGAATTTTAACTTTGATTTACAATATTGTACTGGAAGGAGGAAGTGTTAGTTCTTTTCCGGAAAATAAAGTTCAGCTTTTTTCTGTCGGTTTTTTAGTTGTATTTAATACATTATTAGCTTACTCTGCTCAAACTCTTGCTCAAAAATATGTGGAGTCGAGTTTAGTCTGTTTGATTCTTTCAACGGAAATTTTATTTGGAGCTTTTATTTCTTTCTTGTTCTTAGGAGAAATTTTAAGTTTTCAAAGTTTATTGGGAGGATTTCTTATGTTTTTGTCTATTTTTTTAGCAGAATTTGACTGGAAAAAGAAAAGTGATAAAGAATCAATCACAAAATAG
- a CDS encoding pyrimidine-nucleoside phosphorylase, with product MRFVDIIEKKKQKKSLSKEEIKIWIQGLVEGSIPDYQSSALLMAIVLNGMTQEETTNLAEAMVLSGEQIDLSNISGVKVDKHSTGGVGDKTTLVLGPLVASCGLKVAKMSGRGLGHTGGTLDKLESIPGFDCFLTTENFVRQVEKIGIALVGQTADLVPADKKLYALRDVTATVESIPLIASSIMSKKLAFGSDTILLDVKFGEGAFMKTIEEGKELASSMIKIGKSLGRDTRAILTEMDQPLGNTIGNALEVIEAIETLQGKGPEDFTELCITSAELMLLQGKIVSTKEEAREMLWKKIDSGEAFEKFCEVVREQKGDVQALHDISLFPQAKNRTELKSQKTGYVVKIHSQNLGFLSMEIGAGREKKEDDINPAVGLKLHKKYGDFVEVGESLCAIYHDNPLEENWKTRLLESFEIQEGKPKKKNMIEAIIEE from the coding sequence ATGCGTTTTGTAGATATTATTGAAAAGAAAAAACAAAAAAAATCATTGTCGAAAGAAGAAATCAAGATTTGGATTCAAGGTTTAGTAGAGGGAAGTATTCCAGATTATCAAAGTAGTGCTCTTCTTATGGCAATTGTTTTGAATGGAATGACACAAGAAGAAACAACAAATCTAGCAGAAGCTATGGTGCTCAGTGGAGAGCAAATTGATTTATCCAATATTTCAGGAGTGAAAGTAGATAAACATTCCACAGGTGGGGTTGGAGATAAAACGACTTTAGTCCTAGGTCCTTTGGTTGCTTCTTGTGGCTTAAAAGTGGCAAAAATGTCTGGGAGAGGTTTAGGACATACAGGAGGTACTTTAGATAAATTAGAGTCTATTCCCGGATTCGATTGCTTTTTAACAACAGAAAATTTTGTGAGGCAAGTTGAAAAAATCGGAATTGCTTTGGTAGGGCAAACAGCAGATTTGGTACCGGCAGATAAAAAATTGTATGCTTTACGAGATGTAACAGCGACAGTAGAATCGATTCCTCTTATAGCTTCTTCGATTATGTCTAAGAAATTAGCTTTTGGATCGGATACTATTTTATTGGATGTAAAATTTGGAGAGGGAGCCTTTATGAAAACAATAGAAGAGGGAAAAGAATTGGCTTCTTCTATGATAAAAATTGGAAAAAGTTTAGGAAGAGATACTCGTGCTATTTTGACAGAAATGGATCAACCTTTGGGAAACACCATAGGAAATGCTTTGGAAGTGATTGAAGCGATTGAGACTCTCCAAGGAAAAGGACCGGAAGATTTTACAGAACTTTGCATTACATCGGCAGAACTTATGTTATTGCAAGGAAAGATCGTTTCTACAAAAGAAGAAGCTAGGGAAATGTTGTGGAAGAAAATTGATTCCGGAGAAGCTTTTGAAAAATTTTGTGAAGTGGTAAGAGAACAAAAAGGAGATGTTCAAGCACTACATGATATTTCTTTGTTTCCACAAGCCAAAAATAGAACGGAATTAAAGTCTCAAAAAACAGGATATGTTGTTAAAATTCATTCTCAAAATTTAGGTTTCTTATCTATGGAGATTGGAGCAGGAAGAGAGAAAAAAGAGGACGACATCAATCCGGCTGTAGGATTAAAATTACATAAAAAATATGGAGATTTTGTAGAGGTTGGAGAAAGCTTATGTGCTATCTATCATGACAATCCATTAGAAGAAAATTGGAAAACTCGTTTATTAGAATCTTTTGAAATTCAAGAAGGAAAACCAAAGAAAAAGAATATGATAGAGGCAATCATTGAAGAATAA
- the hprK gene encoding HPr(Ser) kinase/phosphatase: protein MESYRSISIREISEAMNLTVLNEGNLDLKVSRPNLYQVGYELTGFLATGSEELTDYINVYGQEESYYLEKLSSETKEEILSKYFALPFPALVISSAAIVSEEVLAIAKRYNKNVLRSQYLISETIRELKFYLLRQLWIEEVYEDYALMEIHGIGVLLTGYEDAKIGSMIELVGRGHRLITDRNVLIRRLGENDVEGMNMLEKTTEKDHFFIENHRGRQIDVTSHFGVKSTRKKKKINIVIHLEEWDEKKFYDRLGLDVEYEVFVGEKIQKITLPVRKGRNLAVIIETAALSYRLRRMGLNSAEYFLSESQRIIRENQEKRGLNMGNKTMAMPVRKLKNEFDLKIIYGEELIDTTYVETTNVFRPSLALAGHYELYQNSENRGVQVFSTVEFKFLESLSEEERVENLKRYLSYDFPLIVLTTGLHAPEYFMRLVKESKHILCRSPFRKPSQLIANFNNYLETYFAPTLSLHGVFVELYGFGVLLIGKSGIGKSETALELIHRGHRLVADDFVKFSESPTGDIIGKSARIPYFMEIRGLGIIDIKTLYGLGAVRIAKRLDLIIELKEQDEDSYITSVGGQAEKQEILGKSFRKETIYISSGRNAAVMVEILVMNTMAKILGYNAEKAFDFGMKLLNSED from the coding sequence ATGGAAAGTTATCGTAGTATATCAATTCGAGAAATTAGTGAAGCGATGAATTTAACAGTACTGAATGAGGGAAACTTAGATTTAAAAGTTTCAAGACCAAATCTTTACCAGGTTGGTTATGAGTTGACAGGATTTTTAGCAACAGGAAGCGAAGAATTAACAGATTATATCAATGTTTATGGACAAGAAGAATCTTATTATTTAGAAAAATTATCATCAGAAACGAAAGAAGAGATTCTTTCAAAATATTTTGCTCTTCCATTTCCTGCTTTGGTCATTTCTTCTGCTGCTATCGTGTCAGAAGAAGTACTTGCGATTGCCAAAAGATACAATAAGAATGTTTTACGAAGTCAGTATTTGATTAGTGAGACCATTCGAGAATTAAAATTTTATCTTTTGCGACAATTGTGGATTGAAGAAGTGTATGAAGACTATGCTTTGATGGAGATTCATGGAATTGGAGTTCTTTTGACAGGCTATGAAGATGCTAAAATTGGTTCTATGATTGAATTAGTAGGACGTGGTCATCGATTGATTACCGATAGAAATGTTTTAATTCGACGTTTGGGAGAAAACGATGTAGAAGGAATGAATATGTTGGAAAAAACAACAGAGAAAGATCATTTCTTCATTGAAAATCATCGAGGTCGACAAATTGATGTTACCAGTCATTTTGGAGTGAAATCAACTCGAAAAAAGAAAAAAATCAATATTGTCATTCATTTGGAAGAATGGGATGAAAAGAAATTTTATGACCGTTTGGGTTTGGATGTTGAATACGAAGTTTTTGTTGGAGAAAAGATACAAAAAATTACTCTTCCTGTCCGAAAAGGAAGGAATTTAGCGGTTATTATAGAAACGGCTGCTTTGAGTTATCGTTTACGAAGAATGGGGTTGAACTCGGCAGAATATTTTCTTTCTGAATCTCAAAGAATTATTCGAGAGAACCAAGAAAAAAGGGGCTTAAACATGGGAAATAAAACGATGGCAATGCCAGTACGAAAATTAAAAAATGAGTTTGATTTAAAGATAATTTATGGGGAAGAATTGATAGATACTACTTATGTAGAAACCACGAATGTTTTTCGACCTTCCTTAGCTTTGGCAGGACATTATGAGTTATATCAAAATTCAGAAAATAGAGGAGTGCAAGTTTTTTCAACCGTAGAATTTAAATTTTTGGAAAGTTTAAGTGAAGAGGAACGAGTAGAAAATTTAAAACGATATTTGAGTTATGATTTTCCTTTAATTGTATTGACAACAGGCTTGCATGCTCCCGAATATTTTATGCGTTTGGTAAAGGAGAGCAAACATATATTATGCCGTTCTCCATTCCGGAAACCATCACAACTAATTGCAAATTTTAACAACTATTTGGAAACATATTTTGCTCCAACTCTTTCTTTGCATGGAGTCTTTGTAGAGCTCTATGGATTTGGAGTTTTGTTAATCGGAAAGAGTGGAATAGGAAAGAGTGAAACAGCTTTGGAATTGATCCATAGAGGGCATCGATTGGTAGCGGATGATTTTGTAAAATTCTCGGAAAGTCCTACCGGAGATATTATAGGAAAGTCAGCTAGAATCCCATACTTTATGGAAATTCGAGGACTGGGAATTATTGATATTAAGACTCTTTATGGGCTAGGAGCCGTTCGGATTGCAAAAAGATTGGATTTAATTATTGAATTGAAAGAACAAGATGAAGATAGCTATATTACTTCCGTGGGGGGACAAGCTGAAAAACAAGAAATTTTAGGAAAATCTTTTAGAAAAGAGACCATTTATATTTCTTCCGGAAGAAACGCTGCCGTTATGGTAGAAATTTTGGTTATGAATACGATGGCAAAAATCCTAGGCTACAATGCAGAAAAGGCTTTTGATTTTGGAATGAAACTTTTGAATAGTGAAGATTAG
- a CDS encoding bifunctional folylpolyglutamate synthase/dihydrofolate synthase produces the protein MMKIYSHSMFGIKLGLQNMERLCEKLGHPERAYKIIHIAGTNGKGSTATTLERILLEAGYQVGKYTSPHILKFNERIIANGKQISDEEIEKYYYQVEKIMEEEKIDATFFEITTAMMFSYFRDKKLDYVVLETGMGGRLDATNVSQAELCIITNVSLDHTEYLGDSIYKIAKEKAGIIKNCPKVIVADQQEEFLQAILEEKAEVINVLNKYADATYQLDFEKFMTEIKIEGKNYHFSLFGDYQYHNFLCAYEAAKQLGISEEIIQRAAEKVVWECRFEIAARQPLVILDGAHNPDGVRELVKIVKQHYHKTEVAILTSILKDKDIKPMLEMLAEVSDDIILTSLADNPRGSTAKELFDLANNPDIFSMEEDMKQAYKLLIGKNRKLNIICGSFYTLIKWKEEVQSNETN, from the coding sequence ATGATGAAAATTTATTCTCATTCTATGTTTGGGATTAAGCTAGGCTTACAAAATATGGAAAGATTGTGTGAAAAGCTGGGACATCCGGAAAGGGCATATAAGATTATACATATTGCCGGAACGAATGGAAAAGGATCCACAGCGACTACCTTAGAAAGAATCCTATTGGAAGCAGGCTATCAAGTAGGAAAGTATACTTCTCCTCATATTTTGAAATTTAACGAGAGAATTATTGCAAATGGGAAACAAATTTCGGATGAAGAGATTGAAAAATATTATTATCAGGTCGAAAAGATTATGGAAGAAGAGAAGATTGATGCTACTTTTTTTGAAATCACGACAGCAATGATGTTTTCTTATTTCCGAGATAAAAAGTTAGATTATGTTGTATTGGAAACCGGAATGGGAGGACGTTTGGATGCTACCAATGTTTCTCAGGCGGAACTTTGTATTATTACCAATGTTTCTTTGGATCATACAGAATATTTAGGAGATAGTATTTATAAAATTGCCAAAGAAAAGGCTGGAATTATTAAAAATTGCCCTAAGGTCATTGTAGCAGATCAGCAGGAAGAATTTTTACAGGCAATTTTAGAAGAGAAAGCGGAAGTTATCAATGTGTTAAATAAGTATGCAGATGCTACTTATCAATTAGATTTTGAGAAATTTATGACAGAAATCAAGATTGAAGGGAAGAACTATCATTTTTCTCTCTTTGGAGATTATCAATATCATAATTTTTTATGTGCCTATGAGGCGGCAAAGCAATTGGGAATTTCCGAAGAAATCATTCAAAGAGCGGCAGAGAAAGTTGTGTGGGAATGTCGTTTTGAGATTGCTGCCAGACAGCCTCTTGTGATTCTAGATGGGGCTCATAATCCGGATGGAGTACGAGAATTGGTAAAGATTGTGAAACAACATTATCATAAGACAGAGGTAGCTATCTTAACTTCCATCTTAAAAGATAAGGACATCAAGCCTATGTTAGAAATGCTAGCAGAAGTTTCCGATGATATTATTTTAACTTCTTTGGCAGATAATCCGAGAGGAAGTACAGCGAAAGAGCTTTTTGATTTAGCAAACAATCCTGATATTTTTTCGATGGAAGAGGATATGAAACAAGCTTATAAACTATTGATTGGAAAGAATCGAAAATTAAATATCATTTGTGGTTCTTTCTATACTTTAATTAAATGGAAAGAGGAAGTACAGTCCAATGAAACTAATTAG
- a CDS encoding 5'-methylthioadenosine/adenosylhomocysteine nucleosidase gives MKIGIMGAMHEEIVELQQDLELGYHIEKIGDLDFMIGKLYGREVVLVEGGIGKVNAALCASLLSHHFQVDALLFTGVAGALHSDINIADIVLGTELLEHDFDVTAFGYPLGKIPRMDVHAFPANPKLLEVAKKVGTRIFGEKHIFEGRILSGDQFVADLQKIQFLQETFDGYCTEMEGAAVAHVCHILGTPFLIIRSISDKANHDAQMDYPEFVKIAAKNSKKMIEGMLKETIWEESL, from the coding sequence ATGAAAATTGGAATTATGGGAGCTATGCACGAAGAAATTGTGGAACTACAACAAGATTTAGAGCTTGGATATCATATAGAGAAAATCGGAGATTTAGACTTTATGATAGGAAAGTTATACGGAAGAGAAGTTGTTTTAGTAGAAGGTGGGATTGGAAAAGTCAATGCAGCTTTGTGTGCCAGCTTACTAAGTCATCATTTTCAAGTGGATGCTTTGTTATTTACCGGAGTAGCAGGAGCTTTACATTCAGATATTAACATCGCAGATATTGTGTTAGGAACAGAACTTTTAGAACATGATTTTGATGTTACTGCTTTTGGTTATCCTTTGGGAAAAATTCCAAGAATGGATGTGCATGCTTTTCCAGCTAATCCAAAATTACTGGAAGTAGCTAAAAAAGTTGGAACTCGTATTTTTGGAGAAAAGCATATTTTTGAAGGAAGAATTTTAAGTGGAGACCAATTTGTAGCGGATCTTCAAAAAATACAATTTTTACAAGAAACTTTTGATGGCTATTGTACAGAGATGGAAGGAGCAGCTGTGGCTCATGTTTGTCATATTTTAGGAACTCCCTTTTTGATTATTCGTTCTATTTCAGATAAGGCAAATCATGATGCTCAAATGGATTATCCGGAATTTGTAAAAATAGCTGCGAAAAATTCTAAGAAAATGATAGAGGGAATGTTGAAAGAAACAATTTGGGAGGAAAGCTTATGA
- a CDS encoding lysophospholipid acyltransferase family protein yields MNYRIQFYLLLFFRRILLWLPESFRFSFGNFLGKAAYHLIKSRRQTALWNLQLAFPEKTEQERKEIAIHSYQIMVKYFLSTLWYESYLENRVTIFNRKAIELAYAKGKGVMAAVMHMGNMEASVKAGEGFPIVTVAKDQRNPYIENFIIESRKKNLKLDLLTKSRQTVRQLQSYHKKEEKYIYALFSDHRDKGAHVNFFGLETVAPTGAVSLAYKYNMPLLLVYSCLEKDNSASIHISEEIPLIRTENPKQDVLENTQALIYRMEEIIRQYPEQWMWFHDRWNLYRDFKKEGLLPPFLQGKK; encoded by the coding sequence ATGAATTATCGTATTCAATTTTACCTACTACTATTTTTCCGAAGAATTCTCTTGTGGCTACCGGAAAGTTTTCGTTTTTCTTTCGGAAATTTCCTAGGAAAGGCTGCTTATCATCTCATAAAATCAAGACGCCAAACAGCACTTTGGAATTTACAACTTGCTTTTCCGGAAAAAACAGAACAAGAACGAAAAGAAATTGCGATTCACTCCTATCAAATTATGGTAAAATATTTTTTATCTACACTTTGGTATGAAAGCTATCTAGAAAATAGAGTTACTATTTTTAATCGAAAGGCTATAGAACTTGCCTATGCCAAAGGGAAGGGTGTGATGGCTGCTGTTATGCACATGGGAAATATGGAAGCTTCCGTCAAAGCGGGAGAAGGTTTTCCTATTGTTACGGTAGCAAAAGACCAAAGAAACCCCTATATTGAAAACTTTATTATTGAAAGTAGGAAGAAGAATTTAAAATTAGATTTATTGACAAAATCAAGACAGACAGTTAGACAGCTACAAAGTTATCATAAAAAAGAAGAAAAATATATTTACGCTCTATTCTCTGACCATAGAGATAAGGGAGCTCATGTAAATTTCTTTGGCTTAGAAACCGTTGCTCCTACAGGAGCAGTCAGCCTCGCTTACAAATATAATATGCCACTCTTATTGGTGTATTCTTGTTTGGAAAAAGATAACTCTGCAAGCATTCATATCTCTGAGGAAATTCCTCTCATTCGTACAGAAAATCCGAAACAAGATGTTTTAGAGAATACACAAGCCTTAATTTATAGAATGGAAGAAATTATTCGACAATATCCGGAACAATGGATGTGGTTCCATGATCGATGGAATTTATATCGAGATTTTAAAAAAGAAGGTCTTTTACCTCCTTTTCTTCAAGGAAAAAAATAA